The Mercurialis annua linkage group LG2, ddMerAnnu1.2, whole genome shotgun sequence genome contains a region encoding:
- the LOC126669560 gene encoding NAD(P)H-quinone oxidoreductase subunit U, chloroplastic, with the protein MAVSSSTTAAAIHISRHNYPISTTKSNSIFFLNYISFAAKRRQYNGIVTKSSSSDGFTETTVSNSTEVKEDEFEEETSIEAPEGTSLITALNVERALRGAPITDKDYYGILGIKRECSTEEIRVAYKNKVEELLNQGLDEPQVRDKMELLKESYTILSSADEKRMYDWSLVRSERPDRYAWPYEIEKFEVSTNTPPPVQEPEDVQTTRLVGYFILGWLLLSFVFSIALNR; encoded by the exons atggcTGTGTCATCTTCAACTACAGCAGCAGCAATTCACATTTCGCGGCATAATTATCCGATTTCAACCACTAAAAGCAACAGTATTTTCTTCTTAAATTACATTAGTTTTGCAGCAAAAAGAAGACAGTACAATGGAATTGTCACTAAAAGCAGCTCTAGCGACGGATTTACAGAGACAACAGTATCTAACAGTACAGAAGTGAAAGAAGACGAATTTGAAGAAGAAACATCCATTGAAGCTCCAGAAGGAACTTCTTTGATTACTGCTCTTAATGTCGAGAGAGCTCTTCGTGGCGCAC CAATTACAGATAAGGATTATTATGGCATACTCGGGATAAAAAGAGAGTGTTCAACTGAGGAGATTAGAGTTGCATATAAAAACAAGGTTGAAGAATTGTTAAATCAAGGACTAGATGAACCACAAGTCAGGGACAAAATGGAGCTTCttaaa GAATCCTACACAATACTGTCATCAGCAGACGAGAAGAGAATGTATGATTGGAGTCTGGTAAGAAGTGAGAGACCAGACCGATATGCTTGGCcttatgaaattgaaaaatttgaagtCTCCACAAATACTCCTCCTCCGGTGCAG GAACCAGAAGATGTGCAAACAACAAGATTGGTGGGATACTTTATACTGGGATGGTTACTTCTCTCCTTCGTATTCTCCATAGCCCTCAATCGATAA